One Rissa tridactyla isolate bRisTri1 chromosome 1, bRisTri1.patW.cur.20221130, whole genome shotgun sequence DNA segment encodes these proteins:
- the LOC128901741 gene encoding protein-lysine methyltransferase METTL21E-like isoform X1, with amino-acid sequence MRLSSLGSLVILKDIKQKIEECPLQYEGKLVWEKEDEEIVAEIMRRRFFPALITHKAWEGFHFAGHEIRITEATDCYGAVVWPSALVLCYFLETNSKQYNLVDKNVIEIGAGTGLVSIVASLLGALVTATDLPELLGNLHHNVLQNTKLKCKHQPCVKELSWGIDLEKNFPKPSCHFDYILAADVVYHHPFLDELLLTFDHLCRNDTVILWAMKFRLEKENQFVGRFQTLFDLEVISDFPSLNITLYKAMRKGRMKARPSKVTV; translated from the exons GAAGTTTAGTTATTCTGAAAGatataaagcagaaaatagaagAGTGCCCTTTGCAGTATGAAGGGAAACTTGTAT gggaaaaagaagatgaagagaTAGTTGCAGAAATCATGAGAAGGCgtttttttcctgctctaatAACACATAAGGCCTGGGAAGGCTTTCACTTTGCTGGCCATGAGATAAGAATTACAGAAGCCACTGATTGTTACGGGGCAGTCGTCTGGCCATCG GCTCttgttctgtgttattttttggAAACTAATTCTAAACAATACAATTTGGTTGACAAAAATGTGATTGAAATTGGAGCCGGAACTGGGTTGGTCTCCATAGTAGCCAGTTTACTGG GTGCACTTGTGACTGCCACAGATTTGCCAGAACTGCTGGGAAACCTTCATCACAATGTTCTACAAAATACAAAGCTGAAATGCAAGCACCAGCCTTGTGTTAAGGAGTTGTCTTGGGGAATTGATCTGGAAAAGAACTTTCCTAAGCCTTCCTGtcactttgattacattttgGCTGCTGATGTAGTTTACCACCATCCCTTCCTGGATGAACTTCTCCTGACTTTTGATCACTTGTGCAGGAATGACACCGTTATTCTGTGGGCTATGAAATTTAGGTTGGAGAAAGAGAACCAATTTGTGGGCAGATTTCAGACACTGTTTGACTTAGAGGTGATTTCTGATTTCCCCAGTTTGAACATAACCTTGTACAAGGCAATGAGGAAAGGCAGGATGAAAGCCAGACCTTCCAAAGTGACAGTCTGA
- the LOC128901741 gene encoding protein-lysine methyltransferase METTL21E-like isoform X3: MDLTSSQHNHLQNELVREREKQEGSLVILKDIKQKIEECPLQYEGKLVWEKEDEEIVAEIMRRRFFPALITHKAWEGFHFAGHEIRITEATDCYGAVVWPSALVLCYFLETNSKQYNLVDKNVIEIGAGTGLVSIVASLLGALVTATDLPELLGNLHHNVLQNTKLKCKHQPCVKELSWGIDLEKNFPKPSCHFDYILAADVVYHHPFLDELLLTFDHLCRNDTVILWAMKFRLEKENQFVGRFQTLFDLEVISDFPSLNITLYKAMRKGRMKARPSKVTV, translated from the exons GAAGTTTAGTTATTCTGAAAGatataaagcagaaaatagaagAGTGCCCTTTGCAGTATGAAGGGAAACTTGTAT gggaaaaagaagatgaagagaTAGTTGCAGAAATCATGAGAAGGCgtttttttcctgctctaatAACACATAAGGCCTGGGAAGGCTTTCACTTTGCTGGCCATGAGATAAGAATTACAGAAGCCACTGATTGTTACGGGGCAGTCGTCTGGCCATCG GCTCttgttctgtgttattttttggAAACTAATTCTAAACAATACAATTTGGTTGACAAAAATGTGATTGAAATTGGAGCCGGAACTGGGTTGGTCTCCATAGTAGCCAGTTTACTGG GTGCACTTGTGACTGCCACAGATTTGCCAGAACTGCTGGGAAACCTTCATCACAATGTTCTACAAAATACAAAGCTGAAATGCAAGCACCAGCCTTGTGTTAAGGAGTTGTCTTGGGGAATTGATCTGGAAAAGAACTTTCCTAAGCCTTCCTGtcactttgattacattttgGCTGCTGATGTAGTTTACCACCATCCCTTCCTGGATGAACTTCTCCTGACTTTTGATCACTTGTGCAGGAATGACACCGTTATTCTGTGGGCTATGAAATTTAGGTTGGAGAAAGAGAACCAATTTGTGGGCAGATTTCAGACACTGTTTGACTTAGAGGTGATTTCTGATTTCCCCAGTTTGAACATAACCTTGTACAAGGCAATGAGGAAAGGCAGGATGAAAGCCAGACCTTCCAAAGTGACAGTCTGA
- the LOC128901741 gene encoding protein-lysine methyltransferase METTL21E-like isoform X2: MKGNLYVREKEDEEIVAEIMRRRFFPALITHKAWEGFHFAGHEIRITEATDCYGAVVWPSALVLCYFLETNSKQYNLVDKNVIEIGAGTGLVSIVASLLGALVTATDLPELLGNLHHNVLQNTKLKCKHQPCVKELSWGIDLEKNFPKPSCHFDYILAADVVYHHPFLDELLLTFDHLCRNDTVILWAMKFRLEKENQFVGRFQTLFDLEVISDFPSLNITLYKAMRKGRMKARPSKVTV, encoded by the exons ATGAAGGGAAACTTGTATGTAA gggaaaaagaagatgaagagaTAGTTGCAGAAATCATGAGAAGGCgtttttttcctgctctaatAACACATAAGGCCTGGGAAGGCTTTCACTTTGCTGGCCATGAGATAAGAATTACAGAAGCCACTGATTGTTACGGGGCAGTCGTCTGGCCATCG GCTCttgttctgtgttattttttggAAACTAATTCTAAACAATACAATTTGGTTGACAAAAATGTGATTGAAATTGGAGCCGGAACTGGGTTGGTCTCCATAGTAGCCAGTTTACTGG GTGCACTTGTGACTGCCACAGATTTGCCAGAACTGCTGGGAAACCTTCATCACAATGTTCTACAAAATACAAAGCTGAAATGCAAGCACCAGCCTTGTGTTAAGGAGTTGTCTTGGGGAATTGATCTGGAAAAGAACTTTCCTAAGCCTTCCTGtcactttgattacattttgGCTGCTGATGTAGTTTACCACCATCCCTTCCTGGATGAACTTCTCCTGACTTTTGATCACTTGTGCAGGAATGACACCGTTATTCTGTGGGCTATGAAATTTAGGTTGGAGAAAGAGAACCAATTTGTGGGCAGATTTCAGACACTGTTTGACTTAGAGGTGATTTCTGATTTCCCCAGTTTGAACATAACCTTGTACAAGGCAATGAGGAAAGGCAGGATGAAAGCCAGACCTTCCAAAGTGACAGTCTGA